In Drosophila yakuba strain Tai18E2 chromosome X, Prin_Dyak_Tai18E2_2.1, whole genome shotgun sequence, a single genomic region encodes these proteins:
- the LOC6524992 gene encoding 40S ribosomal protein S19a, with the protein MPGVTVKDIDQHAVTKAVAVFLKKTGKLKVPDQMDIVKTAKFKELAPYDPDWFYVRCASILRHLYHRSPAGVGSITKIYGGRKRNGVHPSHFCRAADGAARKALQALEHARLVEKHPDGGRKLSSIGQRDLDRIANQIVFKQRDAAKQTGPLVISK; encoded by the exons ATGCCAGGCGTCACAGTGAAGGATATTGACCAGCACGCGGTTACCAAGGCGGTCGCCGTCTTCTTGAAGAA GACTGGCAAGTTGAAGGTGCCCGACCAGATGGACATCGTCAAGACCGCCAAATTCAAGGAGCTGGCGCCCTACGATCCCGACTGGTTCTACGTGCGTTGCGCCTCGATCCTGCGCCACCTGTACCACCGCAGTCCCGCTGGAGTCGGTTCCATCACCAAGATCTATGGCGGACGCAAGCGCAACGGTGTCCACCCCTCGCACTTCTGCCGCGCCGCCGACGGTGCTGCCCGCAAGGCTCTGCAGGCCTTGGAGCACGCCCGTTTGGTCGAGAAGCACCCGGATGGTGGTCGCAAACTGAGCTCCATTGGACAGCGGGATTTGGACCGTATTGCAAACCAGATCGTGTTCAAGCAGCGCGATGCCGCTAAGCAGACCGGGCCCCTTGTTATTTCCAAGTAA